The DNA window CTTTTGTATTTATCTTCTATCTCATCTAATGTTTTTTCTATATCTTTTACTGGGTTTTCGTATACATATCGTAAAGTTTTATTATTTATGATATTTATATCTATCGGGTCTTTGCCTATAAATACCTCGTAATCTCCCTGGTCGTCCATTCCAAAAAGCTTAGCGGCTAAAATTTCATCTTGCTGAAATAAAGCTTGAAGGTTTTTCTTAAATATAATATTTTGTATATTTTTACTACTTTCTTGATAGATATTCTGTTTGTCTGTTTTTTTGGATTTGTTTTTTACGTTTAAGTCTTTTAGATTTAGTTCTTGCTCTAATTTTTTAGCCATTTTTATCTCCTTTTAATAGTCGTCTTTAGTAATCTTGTTAGCAAATTCTATACCTCTTTTAGCTGTTTTGCCTAAAATTTCTTTTTTAAATTTAGGATGAAGCCCATATCCTGGACGAACGCTTCTTATATTTTCTTCAGTAAATTTCTCTCCAACTTTTATATCTTTGCTTGCATAAAGCGAGCGAGCAAAATTACGGCTTTCACCACCTGAGATAAACTGCTTTTTGCCAAGCAAGGCTTCAGCATCTCGCACTGCTTTTACCATCTGCGCAAATTCGGTCTCATCAAGCGAAAAAGCATCATCTACGCTTTTTATATCTTTATTTAGTATGAAGTGCTTTTCGATTATGCGTGCACCTAAACTCACTGCGACGATAGGAGCAACGATGCCTAAAGTATGATCGCTAAAGCCGATTTCCACGCTAAATTCATCTTTTATGGTAGGTATATTTAGTAAATTCATCTCATTTAATGGCGCGGGATAGCTTGAAGTGCATTTTAAAAGAGCGATTTTGTTATTGCCGACATTTTTGCAAATTTTAACGATATCCGAAATCTCTTCGTGAGTTACGATGCCTGTTGATATGATGATCGGTCTATTTTTCTTCGCGACATACTCTACAAAATCATAATCAATCGCTTCAAAACTTGCGATCTTGTAAGCTGGCGGATTAAACTGCTCTAAAAACTCCACGTCATCTTTACAAAATGGGCTTGAAAAGCAGATTAATCCCTCGTTGCTAGCCACATCAAAAAGCTCCTTATGCCACTCTCTAGGAGTCATTGCCTGCTCGTAAAGCTCGTATAAATTTCGCCCGTCCCAAAGCCCGCCGCGTATCATAAAATCCTCTTTCTGAGAATTTAGCGTAAGGCTATCGGCAGTATATGTTTGTAATTTTATCGCATCGGCTCCGGCGCGCTTGGCTGCTTTTATCGTTTGAATCGCTGTCTCTAAGCTTCCTGAGTGGTTGGCTGAGAGTTCGGCGATGATAAATACGTTTTTATTTGTATCAAAATTTTCTATTTTCATACTCTTTTTACCTCTAAATTTGCTCTTTAAAGCCTTAAATAGCTCATCTTTGTCATAAATTTTAAAGTCAATTTTTCATAAAGCGCAATGGCTTTTTCGTTGAAATTATAAGCGCATGAATTGAGCCTAAAAACCTTTAGCTCGCTAAACGCATAGTTAATTATAATTTGCATTAATTTTGCGCCTTGATTTTTTAAATTCGGATTTGCATAAAGTCCGAATTCGCACTCCTCATCGCTTATGTTTATAAAGTCGATCACACCGATAAACTCGCCATTTTCTTCGACCAAAAAGTAAAGTCTATCAGAAGCGCTTTTTAAGCTGTCGATAAATTTAAGATGCTCTTTTAAGGTTATATTTTTTGAGCGCATAAATTTCGCTACTCGCTCATCGTTTCGCCAATCAAAAACCATCATCTTTTGCTCTTTTGTAAGCTCGGTAAAATTTATAAGACGGATCATATCTCCTCGCTTGTATAGGCTTTATATCCGTTTTCTATAAGCCATTTATACATCTGTTTTTGATTGTTTGCAACCATAACCGCACTGAAATTTGCGCCCAAAACAAGCGCTTCATTTACAAGAGAGCTTGCCGAAATGATAAGATCTTTACTCTCGTTCATTAGCCTTGCGATTTGATTTGAGTCGGTAAAAAGAGTTAGGTTTTTATAGCTTTTCTCAAGCTTTTTAAGCGCATTTAAATTTGCATTGGCACTTGTTGTAACAAGGGCTATTTTTAAATTTTTTTCAAGTAGTTTAAGCGCTAAATTTGCACTCAAATTTTTGCTGTCAGTTCCGCCAAGTGCGATAAAAAC is part of the Campylobacter sp. RM16189 genome and encodes:
- the pseH gene encoding UDP-4-amino-4,6-dideoxy-N-acetyl-beta-L-altrosamine N-acetyltransferase, whose product is MIRLINFTELTKEQKMMVFDWRNDERVAKFMRSKNITLKEHLKFIDSLKSASDRLYFLVEENGEFIGVIDFINISDEECEFGLYANPNLKNQGAKLMQIIINYAFSELKVFRLNSCAYNFNEKAIALYEKLTLKFMTKMSYLRL
- the pseI gene encoding pseudaminic acid synthase; the encoded protein is MKIENFDTNKNVFIIAELSANHSGSLETAIQTIKAAKRAGADAIKLQTYTADSLTLNSQKEDFMIRGGLWDGRNLYELYEQAMTPREWHKELFDVASNEGLICFSSPFCKDDVEFLEQFNPPAYKIASFEAIDYDFVEYVAKKNRPIIISTGIVTHEEISDIVKICKNVGNNKIALLKCTSSYPAPLNEMNLLNIPTIKDEFSVEIGFSDHTLGIVAPIVAVSLGARIIEKHFILNKDIKSVDDAFSLDETEFAQMVKAVRDAEALLGKKQFISGGESRNFARSLYASKDIKVGEKFTEENIRSVRPGYGLHPKFKKEILGKTAKRGIEFANKITKDDY